The proteins below come from a single Aegilops tauschii subsp. strangulata cultivar AL8/78 chromosome 6, Aet v6.0, whole genome shotgun sequence genomic window:
- the LOC109787285 gene encoding uncharacterized protein — translation MHVHRGSKPKWTPPPRSPVHAASTPPRRLHDRLPLRHLRPTLPPTPPHAASTIASPDAICGRRHLTPTPRSPPPTPSATDAAPDATSRQRHLPPTPAHADAPDSDCPDTICPDAIAPVDTLRPTPFATNAIVPSSPRAGPDPMARGFTKTLSDLTKFTWPIRNLALLQYLFWEKVQPLDDEAFDPLAHEYPLMLNWSEDEAKKRDAYDTSYGRGNGTIDDVISEKYRQTLIAQQGRKAEEELEQELEQEDCAKKKKDNRDEASSSRDSTLDQVMKCIKDMQKEIRLLPQKCAEIVVEKLEKKGLVFKPNKGSDDDIELVEHSEDWVGKYGPSKYKSSKYWTDVKSTPAKEDIDNRVDASFTTGNGNKLAREKGVHHNTPGTGDEGDPFVIEDNVSDGSSADKSEEISMDSLNTRIKNAKENGTPENDGKENDGKRKRKQSKYCLSPYQQNGGRKRAKKSLFGIRAAMINTDYINEDHIEAAKVYIRTLADSEKLCSKTVVHMTGIGGETCTPEMLEAIISKKWLHGGVINSYCNHMQTHNPHADRHILSSWVSHWLILRADGKVNNSKRHFMDHFTNQTKMVSRVIEEYFIKDKRAEIANDTKEVNALIETEHPDVSSWPIREYDMPSQTDGVSCGLFVVKCVQNWDGDDWTFEFDQDEVNASRGHILAEILFSECNTKEVVKEKILKIMEKK, via the exons ATGCATGTCCATCGGGGGTCAAAGCCCAAGTGGACGCCGCCTCCACGATCGCCAGTCCACGCCGCCTCAACGCCTCCACGCCGCCTCCACGATCGCCTCCCCCTACGCCATCTGCGGCCGACGCTGCCCCCGACGCCACCTCACGCCGCCTCCACGATCGCCTCCCCCGACGCCATCTGCGGCCGACGCCACCTCACGCCGACGCCACGATCGCCTCCCCCGACGCCATCTGCGACcgacgccgcccccgacgccACCTCACGCCAACGCCATCTGCCACCGACGCCAGCTCACGCCGACGCACCAGACAGCGACTGCCCCGACACGATCTGCCCCGACGCCATCGCCCCCGTCGACAC GTTGCGACCGACACCATTTGCCACCAACGCCATCGTGCCGTCGTCCCCCAGGGCCGGCCCTGATCCCATGGCACGAG GCTTCACAAAGACCTTATCAGATCTTACAAAATTTACTTGGCCGATCAGAAACCTTGCCCTCCTACAG TACTTGTTTTGGGAGAAAGTGCAGCCACTGGATGATGAGGCATTTGATCCATTGGCTCATGAATATCCGTTGATGCTTAATTGGTCAGAAGATGAGGCTAAGAAGCGTGACGCGTACGACACGTCATACGGCCGTGGTAATGGGACG ATTGATGACGTGATAAGTGAGAAGTACAGGCAGACATTAATTGCTCAACAAGGAAGAAAGGCGGAGGAAGAATTAGAGCAAGAATTAGAGCAAGAAGATTGTGCCAAAAAAAAGAAAGATAATAGAGATGAGGCTTCATCGAGCAGGGATAGTACATTAGATCAAGTGATGAAATGCATCAAAGATATGCAAAAAGAAATTAGACTTCTCCCTCAAAAATGTGCTGAG ATAGTAGTGGAGAAGCTGGAGAAGAAAGGTCTTGTATTCAAGCCAAACAAGGGGTCTGATGATGACATTGAGTTGGTGGAGCATAGTGAAGACTGGGTGGGGAAGTATGGTCCATCAAAATACAAATCATCAAAATATTGGACAGATGTAAAATCAACTCCTGCAAAAGAAGATATAGACAACAGGGTGGACGCATCCTTCACCACTGGGAACGGGAATAAATTGGCGCGTGAGAAAGGTGTGCATCACAACACACCTGGTACGGGAGATGAAGGAGACCCCTTCGTTATTGAGGACAATG TGTCAGACGGGTCTAGCGCCGATAAATCTGAGGAGATTAGTATGGATAGTCTGAACACCCGTATTAAAAATGCGAAAGAAAATGGCACTCCGGAGAATGATGGGAAGGAGAATGATGGGAAACGCAAGAGGAAACAGTCAAAATATTGTCTTTCACCTTACCAGCAGAACGGTGGACGTAAACGTGCAAAGAAAA GTCTGTTTGGTATAAGAGCTGCTATGATTAATACTGATTACATTAATGAGGATCACATAGAGGCCGCGAAGGTTTATATCCGGACACTGGCAGACTCGGAGAAGCTTTGCAGCAAAACTGTCGTGCACATGACGGGAATTGGTGGGGAAACATGTACACCTGAAATGCTTGAAGCCATCATTTCGAAAAAGTGGTTGCATGGCGGT GTCATTAATAGTTATTGCAACCATATGCAGACCCATAATCCTCATGCTGACCGTCACATATTATCATCTTGGGTGTCCCACTGGCTTATTCTTCGTGCTGATGGAAAGGTTAACAACTCTAAGAGGCATTTTATGGATCACTTCACAAACCAAACTAAAATGGTGTCTAGAGTTATTGAAGAGTATTTCATCAAAGATAAG AGGGCAGAAATAGCAAATGATACAAAGGAGGTGAATGCTCTTATTGAAACGGAACATCCTGACGTATCATCCTGGCCAATAAGGGAGTACGATATGCCGTCACAAACAGACGG AGTCTCTTGTGGTCTTTTCGTGGTGAAATGCGTTCAAAACTGGGACGGAGATGATTGGACATTTGAGTTTGATCAAGATGAGGTTAATGCTTCAAGGGGACACATTCTAGCTGAAATACTTTTTTCAGAGTGCAACACGAAGGAAGTAGTGAAAGAGAAGATCCTCAAGATCATGGAGAAGAAATGA